The following proteins are encoded in a genomic region of Microscilla marina ATCC 23134:
- a CDS encoding RNA-guided endonuclease InsQ/TnpB family protein: MLQVVKTYKYKLRNLSATQTRQLSSWVGACRFVYNLALETKQYAYKAYGVNLSRFDLDKELKTLKDVEWIKDVPSQSLQDVLQRLEKAYQSFFKGGGFPKWAKKGKYNSITLKSVTRDNCEAGRFVLPKLGEVKTFYSREIPKKAKLKRATIIKESDGFYISIMFSTTTQPLPSNNQTVGLDWGIEHFITTSGGEHIANPRLFQHYQNKLRIEQRSLSRKKKGGSNFKKQARKLAKLQAKIARIRNDFQHKVSTGLILKYGSIAVENLQVRNMTGRAKGTTEAPGKNVKAKSGLNRSILDAAPSMFLDKLEYKSKWHGRTFVKVNPKHTSQVCSECGHKDKESRKTQAKFVCTSCGTKLNADVNAAKNIEARAFASIR; encoded by the coding sequence ATGCTCCAAGTAGTTAAGACATACAAATACAAGCTCCGAAATTTATCAGCTACCCAAACCAGGCAACTGAGTAGTTGGGTAGGTGCTTGTCGGTTTGTGTACAACCTTGCTTTGGAGACCAAACAATACGCCTACAAAGCTTATGGGGTTAACTTGTCTCGCTTTGATTTGGATAAGGAGCTCAAAACCCTCAAGGATGTTGAATGGATCAAAGATGTCCCTTCTCAAAGCCTCCAGGATGTGCTTCAAAGGCTTGAGAAAGCCTATCAATCTTTCTTTAAAGGTGGTGGCTTTCCCAAATGGGCGAAAAAAGGCAAATACAACTCCATCACTCTAAAGTCAGTCACCCGTGACAACTGTGAGGCTGGTCGTTTTGTTCTTCCAAAGTTGGGTGAGGTCAAAACCTTCTACTCACGAGAAATCCCTAAGAAAGCCAAACTTAAGCGAGCAACCATCATCAAAGAATCGGATGGTTTCTATATTTCTATTATGTTTTCAACGACCACCCAACCACTTCCCAGCAATAACCAAACTGTGGGACTGGATTGGGGGATAGAACATTTTATAACCACTTCAGGTGGCGAACACATTGCCAATCCGCGTCTTTTTCAGCACTACCAAAACAAACTCAGGATTGAACAACGAAGCCTTTCCCGCAAAAAGAAAGGCGGGAGCAACTTCAAGAAGCAAGCCCGAAAACTTGCCAAACTTCAGGCTAAAATTGCCCGTATTCGCAACGATTTTCAACACAAAGTCAGCACAGGCTTAATTCTCAAATACGGCTCTATTGCGGTTGAAAACCTCCAAGTTCGCAATATGACTGGTAGAGCCAAAGGAACCACCGAAGCACCTGGAAAGAACGTCAAAGCCAAATCAGGTCTTAATCGCTCCATTCTGGATGCTGCGCCTTCTATGTTTTTGGATAAGTTGGAGTACAAATCGAAATGGCACGGGCGAACTTTTGTCAAGGTAAACCCAAAGCATACTTCCCAGGTATGCTCTGAGTGTGGGCACAAAGACAAAGAAAGCAGGAAAACACAAGCTAAATTTGTGTGTACATCTTGTGGCACAAAACTAAACGCAGATGTCAATGCTGCAAAAAATATTGAGGCAAGGGCTTTTGCCTCCATCCGTTAA
- the tnpA gene encoding IS200/IS605 family transposase, with product MEKRWKSSKNSVYNLGYHIIWCPKYRRKVLTQEIQKRLKELLLSKAKDLGIEIETMEVMKDHVHLFIKAKPIDAPHFIIGQLKGYTSRHLRQEFPQLKSRLPTLWTRSYYVESVGHISEKNIKKYIENQKMV from the coding sequence ATGGAAAAACGCTGGAAAAGCTCTAAAAATAGTGTCTACAACCTTGGCTATCATATCATTTGGTGTCCAAAATACCGCAGGAAAGTCCTGACTCAGGAAATACAAAAAAGGCTCAAAGAGCTTTTGCTTTCAAAGGCTAAAGATTTGGGCATTGAAATAGAAACAATGGAGGTTATGAAAGACCATGTACATCTTTTCATCAAAGCGAAGCCAATAGATGCTCCTCATTTCATTATTGGGCAACTTAAGGGCTACACTAGTCGCCATTTGAGGCAAGAATTTCCCCAACTAAAAAGTAGACTTCCAACACTTTGGACTAGATCATATTATGTGGAATCGGTAGGGCATATTTCAGAAAAAAACATCAAAAAATATATTGAAAACCAAAAAATGGTTTGA
- a CDS encoding helix-turn-helix domain-containing protein, with translation MKIGEKVKKLRELRNYTQEYMAEQLEMSQQNYSLIENDEDEDISLKRLKKIAETLEISLNDLLNFEDKQIFNNYGNYSCAENNQNTINNHYDAEKKLLEQQIESQRSEIEYLRKMLERALGTTPNESNDK, from the coding sequence ATGAAAATTGGAGAAAAAGTAAAGAAGTTAAGAGAGCTCAGAAACTATACTCAAGAGTATATGGCGGAGCAATTGGAGATGTCTCAGCAAAATTATAGTTTGATAGAGAATGATGAGGACGAAGACATTAGCCTCAAACGACTAAAGAAAATAGCGGAAACTCTGGAAATTAGCTTGAATGATTTACTCAACTTTGAAGACAAGCAAATTTTTAATAATTACGGTAATTATTCTTGCGCTGAGAATAACCAGAATACAATCAACAACCATTATGATGCTGAGAAAAAGTTGCTGGAACAACAAATCGAAAGCCAAAGATCGGAAATTGAATATCTAAGAAAGATGCTGGAAAGAGCATTAGGAACTACTCCAAACGAGTCTAATGATAAATAA
- a CDS encoding helix-turn-helix domain-containing protein: MKIGEKVRKLRELRDFSQEYMAEQLGMSQQNYSAIENNQDEDISLKRLKRIAQILEIQMNDLLSFDEKNIFNNYSQAEQFGIINNQYFEAERKLFQQQIEQYKTEVAYLRKMLDKALGNSNNK; this comes from the coding sequence ATGAAAATTGGAGAGAAAGTTCGGAAGCTGAGAGAGCTCAGAGATTTTAGCCAGGAATATATGGCGGAGCAATTGGGGATGTCTCAGCAAAATTATAGTGCCATAGAAAATAATCAGGATGAAGATATAAGCCTTAAACGATTGAAAAGGATAGCCCAAATCCTGGAAATACAAATGAATGACTTACTGAGTTTTGATGAAAAAAATATCTTCAACAATTACTCTCAAGCCGAACAATTTGGTATTATTAACAACCAGTACTTTGAAGCAGAACGTAAATTATTTCAACAACAAATTGAGCAATATAAGACAGAGGTTGCTTATTTACGCAAAATGTTAGATAAGGCTTTAGGGAACTCAAATAATAAGTAA